The Marinilongibacter aquaticus genome has a window encoding:
- a CDS encoding dioxygenase family protein — protein MQRKEFIKKGIGGLSLLSFTPLLSACQNNNEVDPATDTSTSGSTNGSSSSDCTVTNAETEGPFPIKDPASLVKADIVGDRSGVQLTINLSIKNKNSGCEPLANVLVDIWHCDAEGEYSEYGGGGGQSANHTTEHWLRGRQTTDENGMVAFSSIFPGWYSGRAPHIHVEVLNANEKSLLVTQIAFDKSVCDTVYTTADDYDDHGTQDTTNERDNVFGDGFDNELASISGSVDAGYELSHTIVVSA, from the coding sequence ATGCAACGTAAAGAATTCATCAAAAAAGGAATTGGCGGCTTGAGCCTGCTTTCCTTCACGCCGCTTTTGTCGGCCTGCCAAAACAACAATGAAGTAGATCCTGCCACCGACACCAGCACTTCGGGTTCGACAAACGGGTCTTCTTCTTCCGATTGCACCGTGACCAATGCCGAAACCGAAGGGCCATTTCCAATAAAGGATCCCGCCTCTTTGGTCAAAGCCGATATCGTGGGCGATCGCTCTGGTGTCCAATTGACTATCAATTTGAGCATCAAAAACAAAAATTCGGGCTGTGAGCCACTGGCCAATGTGCTTGTCGATATCTGGCATTGCGATGCCGAAGGCGAATATTCGGAATATGGCGGTGGCGGCGGACAGTCGGCCAATCACACCACCGAACACTGGCTAAGAGGAAGACAAACCACAGACGAAAACGGCATGGTGGCTTTCTCTTCCATTTTCCCGGGCTGGTACAGCGGCAGAGCTCCGCATATTCATGTGGAGGTGTTGAACGCCAATGAAAAATCGCTGCTCGTGACCCAAATTGCCTTCGACAAATCGGTTTGCGACACGGTGTACACCACAGCCGACGATTACGACGACCACGGCACGCAAGACACTACCAATGAACGTGACAATGTGTTTGGCGATGGCTTTGACAACGAACTGGCCTCGATATCGGGAAGTGTAGACGCCGGTTACGAATTGAGCCACACTATAGTGGTTTCTGCTTAA
- a CDS encoding S8 family serine peptidase: MRALVINVLSSFLVCLFCQNLKAQQVNNHFVDGEIYVKLKANRLNANQVFANDQVDFLSEIPALHRTILNKGKQIMDAKRPFFSAKDKGLRRVLKLKVDDGQDILDLIESLKDDPTIEYAEPVYKRSIIGHTTATAPSDPSYVNQWFLDRVRAEDAWAANAGGGTVVVAVVDNAIDTNHVDLKGNLLPGFDVADNDLDPNPPNANFSHGTHVSGIVSAVTNNAIGIASAANNKIKVLPIKATYDISSYRSIDEGYEGIEKAIEQGVDIISLSWGGEGYSQTEQDVINHAYEQGILVLAAAGNESNDILQYPASYDHVVSVAALDDDDQLSSFSSYGNAVDISAPGRGILSTIPFNTYANFNGTSMATPLVASCAGYLLSCFPTLSPDSLEYVLKSTSDDISAANPSKDGQVGAGCVNLYRAVACRNTNLFSVNPIVSPSNFFCQGDTVQLSVAELGSESFEWISEDVVLGNEATFAATQVGAYVLKRTDGDCVLESDPIYLVRNQTQSAPPSVLDTSLAYCQPQLLSLMANVPACAGYGPQTFSYTGPTVGFDGFSQSNEYPSLEVSGIGGLIDSVSVSITWEKKDGGDYNSCGVASGGGKPFNDEISFKLISPEGLEILLLEESTYASGASSSGVVTTIFTAHGTSIPDDSDPVSGIFRAAGDLSVLENRISQGTWTLVALDAYYLDPLCVSGFSLTVKSKEPINAPEVQWYSDITMNEVIGSGNSLALSALEVGAHAYYATVRCEGLCESAPAKATVSVRPVPDLFAFSRSTVNLTAGQVYEIMHAQSVDYSVTDNLYTVFGINAGGQAFSYQVSDQAPLVSPISLCASDDFLLFGLHCNGTITWSSGETGPAIQMMNVSEPVAIAATCNQTWDCTPLSDIGFEFTAPSAAIVIGGEVLSHSQQGYYGDGIESTQIIQESSHIDYRAPSSILLKPGFQTESSTVFQANIGECP, translated from the coding sequence ATGAGAGCACTTGTCATCAACGTCCTGAGCAGCTTTTTGGTTTGCCTTTTTTGTCAAAATTTAAAAGCCCAGCAAGTTAACAATCATTTTGTTGACGGGGAAATTTATGTAAAGCTTAAGGCCAATCGCCTGAATGCGAATCAAGTGTTTGCCAACGACCAAGTCGACTTCTTGTCCGAAATCCCCGCTCTGCACCGTACGATATTGAACAAAGGCAAGCAGATTATGGACGCGAAAAGACCTTTTTTCTCGGCAAAAGATAAAGGTTTGCGTCGGGTGCTGAAACTCAAAGTAGATGACGGACAGGATATTTTAGACCTGATTGAAAGTTTGAAGGACGATCCCACGATTGAATATGCCGAACCGGTGTACAAAAGAAGCATTATTGGCCATACCACAGCTACTGCACCCAGTGATCCTTCCTATGTCAACCAATGGTTTCTCGATCGCGTACGGGCAGAGGATGCTTGGGCCGCGAATGCCGGTGGGGGAACGGTGGTGGTGGCCGTGGTAGACAATGCCATCGACACCAATCATGTGGATTTGAAGGGAAATCTATTGCCCGGTTTCGATGTGGCCGACAACGACTTGGACCCCAATCCGCCGAATGCCAATTTTTCCCACGGGACACATGTTTCGGGGATTGTCAGTGCCGTAACGAACAACGCCATTGGGATCGCCTCGGCAGCGAACAATAAAATCAAAGTTTTGCCGATAAAAGCAACCTACGATATTTCATCTTATCGTTCCATTGACGAAGGATACGAGGGCATAGAAAAGGCGATTGAGCAAGGTGTAGACATCATCAGTTTATCTTGGGGCGGCGAGGGTTATTCACAAACAGAACAGGATGTAATCAACCATGCCTACGAGCAAGGTATTTTGGTTTTGGCGGCGGCGGGCAATGAATCCAATGACATCTTGCAGTATCCTGCTTCATACGATCATGTCGTTTCGGTAGCCGCTTTGGACGACGACGATCAGCTCAGTAGTTTTTCGAGTTACGGCAATGCAGTGGACATTTCCGCTCCGGGAAGAGGGATTTTGAGTACGATTCCTTTCAATACTTACGCCAATTTCAACGGCACGTCCATGGCCACGCCTTTGGTGGCCTCGTGTGCGGGCTACCTGTTGTCTTGTTTTCCGACTTTAAGTCCAGATAGTTTGGAATATGTGCTAAAATCGACTAGCGACGACATTTCTGCGGCCAATCCAAGTAAAGATGGGCAAGTGGGAGCAGGTTGTGTCAATCTCTATCGAGCGGTGGCTTGCCGAAACACCAATCTTTTCAGTGTGAATCCCATTGTCTCGCCCTCGAATTTCTTTTGTCAGGGCGACACGGTACAACTTTCTGTGGCCGAATTGGGCTCGGAATCTTTTGAATGGATTTCAGAGGACGTGGTGCTTGGAAACGAGGCCACATTTGCGGCTACGCAGGTGGGAGCTTATGTTTTGAAACGAACGGATGGTGACTGCGTTTTGGAATCCGACCCCATTTATTTGGTGCGAAATCAGACACAAAGTGCTCCTCCTTCTGTACTCGATACCAGTCTGGCTTACTGCCAACCTCAACTGTTGTCTCTTATGGCCAATGTGCCAGCCTGTGCGGGATATGGGCCACAAACCTTTTCGTATACAGGCCCAACAGTGGGTTTCGATGGTTTCAGTCAAAGCAACGAATACCCCAGTCTTGAAGTTTCGGGAATCGGAGGCTTGATCGATTCGGTGAGCGTGAGCATCACTTGGGAAAAAAAGGACGGGGGTGATTACAATTCCTGCGGGGTGGCCAGTGGCGGTGGCAAACCTTTCAACGACGAGATTTCTTTTAAACTGATTTCGCCCGAAGGCTTGGAAATTCTGTTATTGGAAGAAAGCACTTATGCCAGCGGAGCCAGTTCGAGTGGTGTGGTGACCACCATTTTTACGGCCCATGGGACATCAATTCCCGACGACTCCGATCCGGTGAGTGGCATTTTCCGTGCGGCGGGTGATTTGTCTGTCTTGGAAAATAGAATTTCTCAAGGCACATGGACCTTGGTGGCTTTGGATGCCTACTACCTCGATCCGCTTTGCGTATCGGGATTTTCGCTCACTGTGAAATCGAAAGAACCGATAAACGCTCCTGAGGTGCAATGGTATTCGGATATCACGATGAACGAAGTCATTGGTTCGGGCAATAGTTTAGCACTCTCGGCACTTGAGGTAGGGGCACACGCATATTATGCTACCGTCCGTTGCGAAGGACTCTGCGAAAGTGCTCCGGCCAAGGCGACAGTTTCTGTGCGTCCGGTGCCCGATTTGTTTGCCTTTTCACGCAGTACAGTCAATTTGACTGCCGGACAGGTGTACGAAATTATGCATGCTCAAAGCGTCGATTACAGTGTAACCGATAACCTATATACCGTATTTGGAATCAATGCTGGAGGGCAAGCTTTCTCTTATCAAGTTTCTGATCAGGCTCCGCTCGTATCGCCTATAAGTTTGTGTGCGAGCGACGATTTTTTGCTGTTTGGCTTGCATTGCAACGGCACAATAACATGGAGTTCGGGCGAAACGGGTCCTGCGATTCAAATGATGAACGTTTCGGAGCCCGTGGCCATCGCGGCCACTTGCAATCAGACTTGGGATTGCACCCCACTCAGCGACATCGGTTTTGAATTTACAGCTCCTTCTGCGGCCATTGTCATAGGTGGAGAAGTGCTAAGCCATAGCCAACAAGGGTATTACGGCGATGGCATCGAATCTACACAAATCATTCAAGAGTCTTCACACATCGATTACAGAGCCCCCTCGTCTATTCTGTTGAAGCCCGGTTTTCAAACAGAAAGCAGTACCGTTTTTCAGGCGAATATCGGGGAGTGTCCATAA
- a CDS encoding sodium-translocating pyrophosphatase: MDSLFYVVPALGAVGLIFMILKAGWVSKQDAGNQTMQDIANAIADGALAFLKAEWRVLGIFGAVVAILLAWSGTLVENSSWLIGVAFVIGAVVSAFAGYVGMNIATKANVRTTQAARHSLKEALKVSFAGGSVMGLGVAGLAVLFLSLLFIWFYFTYVSGYGDSHGMEKALEVLAGFSLGAESIALFARVGGGIYTKAADVGADLVGKVEAGIPEDDPRNPATIADNVGDNVGDVAGMGADLFGSYVATILATMVLGREIASDDQVGGWAPILLPMLIAGIGLIYSAISTFFVSVKNDEGSVQAALNIGNWGSIILTGITAYPLVTWLMPSHMEIRGVSFTNNDVFYAIVLGLVVGAIMSWITEYYTAMGKKPVLTIVQQSSTGHATNIIGGISVGMESTVIPILVLASGIYLSFSFAGLYGVAIAAAGMMATTAMQLAIDAFGPIADNAGGIAEMSELPKEVRERTDILDAVGNTTAATGKGFAIASAALTALALFAAFVGISGITAIDIYKANVLAGLFVGAMIPFIFSSLAIAAVGRAAMKMVEEVRRQFREIPGILEGTAKPEYDKCVAISTQASIREMMLPGLIALSVPVIVGFAFGPEVLGGLLAGVTVSGVLLGIFQNNAGGAWDNAKKSFEKGVEINGKMEFKGSEPHKAAVTGDTVGDPFKDTSGPSMNILIKLMSIVSLVIAPHIAIKQNVSEEVEVLKAKKVEVLTAVEKEVSLSDKDLVISFKEEEK; encoded by the coding sequence ATGGATTCATTATTCTATGTTGTTCCGGCTCTTGGTGCCGTAGGCCTTATCTTTATGATTCTGAAAGCGGGCTGGGTGTCCAAACAGGATGCTGGAAATCAGACCATGCAGGATATTGCGAATGCCATTGCCGATGGTGCCCTGGCGTTTTTGAAGGCCGAGTGGCGAGTGTTGGGCATTTTCGGTGCTGTAGTGGCCATTTTGTTGGCCTGGTCGGGAACATTGGTCGAAAACTCCAGTTGGTTGATTGGCGTAGCCTTTGTGATCGGAGCGGTGGTTTCGGCTTTCGCGGGATATGTGGGCATGAACATTGCAACCAAAGCCAATGTACGTACTACCCAGGCCGCAAGACACAGTTTGAAAGAGGCCTTGAAAGTATCCTTTGCCGGTGGATCGGTGATGGGACTGGGTGTAGCCGGATTGGCCGTGTTGTTCCTCAGTTTGCTTTTTATTTGGTTTTATTTCACTTACGTATCGGGATATGGCGATAGCCACGGCATGGAAAAGGCCTTGGAGGTTTTGGCTGGTTTTTCATTGGGTGCCGAATCCATTGCTCTTTTTGCCCGTGTAGGTGGGGGTATATATACGAAAGCCGCCGATGTGGGTGCCGACCTTGTGGGAAAGGTAGAAGCGGGCATTCCAGAGGATGATCCCCGAAACCCGGCCACCATTGCCGATAACGTTGGAGACAATGTGGGCGATGTAGCTGGTATGGGTGCCGATTTGTTCGGTTCGTATGTGGCCACAATTTTGGCCACGATGGTTTTGGGCCGTGAAATTGCCTCAGATGATCAGGTAGGCGGTTGGGCTCCGATTTTATTGCCTATGTTGATTGCCGGAATTGGATTGATCTATTCTGCGATCAGCACATTTTTTGTGAGTGTGAAAAACGATGAGGGCAGCGTGCAAGCGGCTTTGAACATCGGCAACTGGGGTTCGATTATTTTAACAGGCATCACGGCGTATCCTTTGGTGACTTGGTTGATGCCTTCGCACATGGAAATACGCGGTGTAAGCTTTACGAATAACGATGTGTTCTATGCTATCGTTTTGGGTTTGGTTGTAGGGGCAATCATGTCTTGGATTACCGAATATTACACGGCCATGGGCAAAAAACCAGTGCTTACCATTGTACAGCAATCGTCTACCGGACATGCCACAAACATCATTGGTGGTATCTCTGTGGGTATGGAATCTACCGTGATCCCAATTTTGGTTTTGGCCTCGGGCATCTACTTGTCTTTTAGTTTCGCGGGTCTTTACGGTGTGGCCATTGCGGCAGCAGGAATGATGGCCACTACGGCCATGCAATTGGCTATCGATGCCTTCGGGCCTATTGCCGACAATGCAGGAGGAATTGCAGAAATGTCGGAATTGCCCAAAGAAGTACGCGAACGCACCGATATTTTGGATGCCGTAGGAAACACAACCGCGGCCACAGGAAAGGGCTTCGCGATTGCTTCGGCAGCACTTACGGCCTTGGCTCTTTTCGCTGCTTTTGTCGGAATTTCAGGTATTACGGCCATCGATATTTACAAGGCCAATGTATTGGCAGGCTTGTTTGTGGGGGCTATGATTCCTTTCATTTTTTCTTCTTTGGCTATTGCCGCGGTGGGTAGAGCAGCCATGAAAATGGTAGAAGAAGTGCGTCGTCAATTCCGCGAGATTCCGGGTATATTGGAAGGAACCGCGAAACCTGAATACGATAAATGCGTGGCCATTTCTACACAGGCTTCCATCCGTGAAATGATGTTGCCGGGTTTGATCGCCCTCTCTGTGCCTGTAATTGTGGGTTTTGCATTTGGCCCAGAGGTTTTGGGTGGCCTTTTGGCGGGTGTAACCGTTTCGGGTGTATTGTTGGGGATTTTTCAGAACAACGCCGGTGGAGCATGGGACAATGCCAAAAAGTCGTTTGAGAAAGGCGTGGAAATCAATGGAAAAATGGAGTTCAAAGGTTCTGAACCTCACAAGGCGGCCGTAACGGGCGATACTGTGGGCGATCCGTTCAAAGATACTTCTGGCCCTTCGATGAACATTTTGATCAAATTGATGTCTATCGTGTCTTTGGTAATTGCTCCGCACATTGCTATCAAACAAAATGTGAGCGAAGAAGTGGAGGTTTTGAAGGCCAAGAAAGTGGAAGTGTTGACAGCCGTGGAGAAAGAGGTGTCGCTTTCGGATAAAGATTTGGTGATTTCTTTCAAAGAGGAAGAAAAGTAA
- a CDS encoding DUF3037 domain-containing protein, whose translation MGERFRWLSATKSAVVQCGKVHPGILNGNPEEKLNQLFEELVA comes from the coding sequence TTGGGCGAACGTTTCCGTTGGCTGTCCGCGACAAAAAGTGCAGTTGTGCAATGCGGCAAGGTACACCCCGGTATACTGAATGGTAACCCCGAAGAAAAGCTGAATCAACTCTTCGAAGAGCTCGTGGCTTGA
- a CDS encoding serine hydrolase domain-containing protein: MKKIILLLLLAGSLSAQVRLPRSTPEKEGVHSESILKFLEEAEKQHIEFHSFMMLRHGKVIAEAWWQPYRDDLVHTLYSLSKSFTATAVGFAVQEGRLSVEDKVVSFFPELKPETVNDNLANLKIRDLLTMSAATTKEPMGIITTDNWVKAYLASEFDIPPGSRFLYNSTATFMCSAIVTKVTGQTVFDYLESRLFKPLSIKGIDWETSPNGINTGGWGLRLHTEDIAKFAQLFLQKGKWNGKQLIDPKWVDTASSKQILQSPEVSDEKRAKSDWLQGYGYQMWRCRNDAFRGDGAFGQYAIVIPDKDVVIVATAETGDMQSEINLFWDNLLPGISDAQNLEFSEKAELLEIKLKSLQLPVNRVQKQADTEKLAHKKEIDFENNTVGLSSLQLDFEKDRLFLHLNKDGQKDVLRIGRAHWDLDHTVIKGPYLVSRAEHNLENIGAFETAGSFTWLDAHRLEITIRYIQSPHTAKYTLHFEGNEVLLDYQSSIPNAETVSIKGKM, from the coding sequence ATGAAAAAAATAATACTCCTCCTGCTCTTGGCGGGCAGCCTCAGTGCCCAAGTGCGTTTGCCAAGAAGTACACCCGAAAAAGAAGGTGTACATTCAGAAAGCATTTTGAAATTTCTGGAAGAAGCCGAAAAGCAGCACATCGAATTTCACAGCTTTATGATGCTGCGGCACGGGAAGGTGATCGCCGAAGCCTGGTGGCAACCTTACCGCGACGACCTCGTGCATACGCTCTATTCTTTGAGTAAATCCTTCACGGCCACGGCTGTGGGCTTTGCTGTGCAAGAAGGTCGGCTCAGTGTGGAAGATAAAGTGGTCTCGTTTTTTCCGGAACTAAAACCCGAAACAGTAAACGACAATTTGGCCAATTTGAAAATCAGAGATTTGCTTACCATGTCGGCGGCGACCACAAAAGAGCCCATGGGCATTATCACTACCGACAATTGGGTAAAGGCCTACTTGGCTTCTGAGTTTGATATTCCACCGGGAAGCCGATTTTTGTACAATTCTACGGCCACATTTATGTGTTCGGCCATTGTGACGAAAGTGACGGGTCAAACTGTATTCGATTATTTGGAAAGCCGTTTGTTCAAACCTTTGTCCATCAAGGGCATTGATTGGGAAACCAGCCCGAATGGGATCAATACGGGCGGATGGGGCTTGCGTTTGCATACGGAAGACATCGCGAAGTTTGCCCAATTGTTTTTGCAAAAGGGAAAATGGAACGGAAAACAGTTGATTGATCCGAAATGGGTTGACACAGCCAGCAGCAAACAGATTTTACAAAGCCCAGAGGTTTCGGATGAAAAGCGGGCAAAAAGCGATTGGCTTCAGGGCTACGGATACCAAATGTGGCGTTGTCGAAACGATGCTTTTCGCGGCGATGGAGCTTTTGGTCAATATGCCATCGTGATTCCCGACAAAGATGTGGTGATTGTGGCCACCGCCGAAACGGGCGATATGCAATCGGAGATCAATTTGTTTTGGGACAACCTTTTGCCGGGCATCAGTGATGCACAAAATCTGGAGTTTTCCGAGAAAGCCGAGTTGTTGGAAATCAAGCTGAAATCTTTGCAATTGCCTGTCAATCGTGTGCAAAAGCAAGCCGATACCGAGAAGCTTGCCCACAAAAAAGAAATTGATTTTGAAAACAATACGGTTGGGCTTTCGTCACTTCAATTGGACTTTGAAAAAGACAGACTTTTTTTGCACCTGAACAAAGACGGGCAGAAAGATGTACTGCGTATCGGAAGGGCTCATTGGGATTTGGACCATACTGTAATCAAAGGGCCATATTTGGTCAGTAGGGCAGAGCACAATTTGGAAAATATTGGAGCTTTCGAAACGGCGGGAAGCTTCACTTGGCTCGATGCACATCGGCTGGAAATCACGATAAGGTATATTCAAAGTCCGCATACGGCCAAATACACTCTGCATTTTGAAGGAAATGAAGTGCTGTTGGATTATCAATCGTCGATTCCCAATGCCGAGACAGTGAGCATAAAGGGAAAAATGTAA
- a CDS encoding HipA family kinase: protein MAFNPEIREVNVLRYLIPLREGGSLPAIVEADDDFKYVLKFRGAGQGIKALIAELVGGELARALGLKLPEIVFANLDDRFGKVEPDEEIQDLLKASVGQNLGLHYLEGAKTFDPLVNQPDSALSSLIVWLDCFINNVDRTAKNTNLLMWHKELWLIDHGAAFYFHHTWDDWEARAQKPFLFVKDHCLLPFAANLDEANEKAKSMLDAEKIKTIVDLIPEEWLGLAESPFESPEAHREAYKVFLYTRLHHAENFVNAAKDARK, encoded by the coding sequence ATGGCTTTCAACCCAGAAATTCGTGAGGTAAATGTATTGCGTTATTTGATTCCGCTACGCGAAGGCGGCTCGCTTCCGGCCATTGTCGAAGCAGACGACGATTTCAAATACGTGCTCAAATTTCGTGGAGCGGGGCAGGGCATCAAAGCCCTGATTGCGGAGCTGGTCGGCGGCGAACTGGCACGGGCTTTGGGCTTGAAATTACCCGAAATTGTTTTTGCCAATCTCGACGATCGTTTTGGAAAAGTAGAACCCGATGAAGAGATTCAGGATTTGCTGAAAGCCAGTGTGGGCCAGAATTTGGGCCTGCATTATTTGGAAGGAGCGAAAACTTTCGACCCTTTGGTGAATCAGCCGGATTCGGCTTTGAGCAGCTTGATCGTGTGGCTCGATTGCTTCATTAATAATGTGGACAGAACAGCTAAAAACACAAACCTGCTCATGTGGCACAAAGAGCTTTGGCTCATCGACCACGGAGCGGCCTTTTATTTCCACCACACGTGGGACGATTGGGAAGCACGTGCTCAAAAGCCCTTCCTTTTTGTGAAGGACCATTGTCTGTTGCCTTTTGCTGCCAATTTGGACGAGGCCAACGAAAAGGCTAAAAGTATGCTCGATGCCGAAAAAATCAAAACCATAGTCGACCTTATTCCCGAAGAGTGGTTGGGGCTGGCCGAATCGCCTTTTGAAAGTCCCGAAGCCCACAGAGAAGCGTATAAGGTCTTTTTGTATACCCGTTTGCACCATGCTGAAAACTTTGTAAATGCTGCCAAAGATGCCCGAAAATAA
- a CDS encoding DUF3037 domain-containing protein — MLPKMPENKVYEYAVIRVVPLVHREEFMNVGVILFCKELKYLGVEISLNEKKLSCFSSELDLSEIEAYLRAMKSIAKGNKSTIGQLSLPERFRWLSATRSSVIQCSKIHPGLSRNPEETLKRIFEEMVL; from the coding sequence ATGCTGCCAAAGATGCCCGAAAATAAAGTGTACGAATATGCCGTGATTCGTGTGGTGCCCTTGGTGCACCGGGAGGAGTTCATGAATGTGGGCGTGATATTATTCTGTAAAGAACTTAAATATTTGGGAGTAGAAATCAGCCTTAATGAAAAGAAGCTATCTTGTTTTTCGTCTGAGTTAGATCTGAGCGAAATAGAGGCCTATCTAAGGGCCATGAAAAGTATAGCAAAAGGAAATAAAAGTACCATTGGCCAGCTTAGTTTACCAGAGCGATTTCGCTGGCTTTCTGCCACACGCAGTTCGGTGATTCAGTGCAGCAAAATACACCCGGGTTTAAGCCGAAACCCTGAAGAAACCTTAAAGAGAATTTTTGAAGAAATGGTGCTATAA